A genomic segment from Bombus affinis isolate iyBomAffi1 chromosome 13, iyBomAffi1.2, whole genome shotgun sequence encodes:
- the LOC126923519 gene encoding meiosis regulator and mRNA stability factor 1 isoform X7, whose product MADQGNADYYALCTNDQNKTEGLNERLIERSISQSLCDLNSSNNSVTVENAASVSPLLSHYKYHRFSHHDSPVNFSSLPTYLPPIGVFWDIENCHVPKGRSAMAVTQVIREKFFGGYREAEFIVVCDVLRENNRVMKELNNAQVNLIHVARECKNAADEKLKQSIRRFADIHGSPAAVILISGDINFAPDLSDLRYRKKIHVILLHMKHTSEALILCANEHYDFSELMESLPSTTIQVTAYCDLLVSNLPGDQDIMSIKCYLKQMFESCGGRVIEIQSNTAIVRFTSKPSADRAQKRMDGKIILGSKISVKFQKEKTRNFQQIQANSINRNGTVSESEIVTSSPKQMYSASASLAGGRALQIPHYQPSSPVIGTYSGWNAHCASASAPVGTYNELARAQSPLFWQVSGPQQFGHVWEEQYKVEKTKVLSRRIHIPQARENGVVNTNTSRNSEGLRRIRGTQTSFVQPPEWTGPRQQYPPLNVPASLNGTAQSNFKRRSPSPMYDLQSRERNQWNGQQNASVRSTRTPSPYENTVQTVSQQSNHTSPYHPSDTENEEVENFFNPINNHNGVSTNNETCTPIELQVTNLDQSINPKKMRHMLVSIFMEHVMVLNVSIFTQSDGNFAASVKVPSLSDAQYAISQLHRRKVGYKRILISYAHSGRASPQVVRAQIVMLLQEVPGHKLPLFKFREMYESRFMISISVSELYKMKDVCIITEDPGGRMVSLNPDHRNTPSPCFNTTNQEEQVELPYCTIHTLKPWSDKGWAEQKVASLPNVKISLKVLDPRIHQLLTTHNGSLPLPSLPNCYEAEFKEKLQVVENGVPLEHLVSCLSCVELKQGIGSVKYLIWTGNKIHENNQEENKCVTSPLANQLALFSRELVDLLKTAPHCQLPFNRFIPAYHHHFGRQCRVADYGFTKLIDLLEALTHTVQVMGEGNNRVVTLSHRAQVRRFTSDLLRVLKSKASKQVALSEFPSVYARVIAKPWDIVDYGVCEIEDILSEVSENTVVVTVINGGDKMIAIPKREQTAEEIERTKQFAVEVVELLRHAPQCRMQFNKFVPSYHHHFGHQCRVSDYGFTKLIELFEAIPEIVKIEDDNSGERQISLTEKEGLLVLSEQISKLITRSKGCLSVSNIAQNFLRQFGYALKPELFGCISVLQLMQKLGDTVKIVYLPSRPVVMMVDKSHVQQLILQCRRLLMDKPQHRMSLQEFQHLYAQYYLKSCNIDELKQNLSNVVRFTTLKEEQFIELTPLHCFACNVYRVMMNYGGALKLSQFETAYLSTIGSVCNPVDYGFPTLFALLQALPCTVTIKLSRRKKNIIYLNKKITVAVGIALPPTYASGSSYCDTDSSNESFESDSSSRVNVSNNSTIPEQTKWVEQVSESQDSWKQTDTDNLWSKDSNKSWMTSNSEDRLVNWSLQENGSESFLKNLMQTPIMLHGFTPAPPKPDSPPEEDLNKNQWESSVWTTPTKFAYLQDEHITNVHVPPFTLPLSWNHITSSDSNLLSPTKNLLTAAANPLNPRTSPFFSSKRNLVVAPHPSELPLPSLSLTPKKNVSSENIIIAESFTNKQEKIVNSSMEDINLKSNENGSSNMESNGTKEKHSTPTQQLFTSKRRLAAQFNRPIES is encoded by the exons ATGGCAGACCAAGGTAATGCAGATTACTATGCACTTTGTACAAATGACCAAAATAAGACAGAAGGTCTAAATGAAAGGCTAATAGAAAGGAGCATATCTCAATCATTATGTGACCTAAATAGTAGCAATAATAGTGTTACAGTTGAAAATGCAGCATCTGTTTCTCCATTATTAAGTCACTATAAATATCATCGTTTCTCACATCATGATAGTCCAGTTAATTTTTCATCTTTACCAACGTATCTTCCACCCATTGGTGTATTTTGGGATATAGAAAATTGTCAT GTACCAAAAGGAAGGTCTGCCATGGCTGTAACCCAAGTAATTAGAGAAAAATTTTTTGGTGGTTATAGGGAAGCAGAATTTATTGTAGTTTGTGATGTCTTAAGAGAAAATAATCGGGTTATGAAAGAATTGAATAATGCTCAG GTTAATTTAATACATGTTGCTAGAGAGTGTAAAAATGCTGCTGATGAAAAACTCAAACAATCTATTAGAAGATTTGCTGATATTCATGGAAGTCCAGCAGCTGTGATTTTAATATCTGGTGATATTAATTTTGCTCCCGATCTCAGTGATTTGCGTTATAGGAAGAAAATTCATGTGATACTTTTACACATGAAACATACATCTGAAGCATTGATACTGTGTGCTAATGAGCACTATGATTTCTCAGAACTTATGGAATCACTGCCATCTACAACAATACAG GTTACTGCATATTGCGATCTCCTAGTTAGTAACCTTCCTGGAGATCAGGATATTATGTCTATTAAATGTTATCTTAAACAAATGTTCGAAAGCTGCGGCGGTCGAGTGATAGAAATCCAGTCAAATACTGCAATTGTACGCTTTACTTCAAAACCTTCTGCAGACag ggcTCAGAAGCGTATGGATGGAAAGATTATTCTTGGTTCGAAAATTTccgtgaaatttcaaaaagagAAAACAAGAAATTTTCAGCAAATTCAAG CAAATTCTATAAATAGAAACGGTACTGTAAGTGAATCAGAAATTGTTACCAGTTCTCCAAAGCAAATGTACAGTGCAAGTGCTTCGTTAGCGGGTGGAAGAGCCCTTCAGATTCCACATTATCAGCCATCGTCGCCGGTTATTGGAACATATTCTGGATGGAATGCTCATTGTGCTTCTGCTTCAGCACCAGTAgg AACTTATAACGAACTTGCAAGGGCTCAATCTCCATTGTTTTGGCAAGTCTCTGGTCCCCAACAATTTGGTCATGTATGGGAAgaacaatataag GTGGAAAAAACGAAAGTACTTAGTAGAAGAATTCATATTCCGCAGGCTCGGGAAAATGGAGTTGTAAATACTAATACTTCTCGAAATTCTGAGGGTTTAAGACGTATTAGAGGTACGCAAACTTCGTTTGTTCAACCTCCAGAATGGACTGGTCCAAGGCAACAATATCCTCCGTTGAATGTTCCTGCGAGTTTGAATGGAACTG CTCAATCAAATTTTAAACGCCGAAGTCCATCTCCTATGTATGATTTGCAATCACGAGAGAGAAATCAGTGGAATGGACAG CAGAATGCGTCTGTACGTAGTACTAGAACACCGTCGCCTTACGAAAATACAGTACAAACGGTAAGCCAACAAAGTAATCATACCTCACCTTATCATCCAAGTGATACGGAAAACGAAGAAGTTGAg AATTTTTTCAATCCAATAAATAATCATAATGGAGTATCAACGAATAATGAAACGTGCACACCAATTGAACTGCAAGTAACTAATTTAGACCAAAGTATTAATCCAAAAAAGATGAGACATATGCTTGTCTCTATTTTTATGGAACATGTGATG GTGttaaatgtttctatttttacaCAGTCTGATGGTAACTTTGCGGCAAGTGTCAAAGTACCTTCTTTATCAGACGCACAATACGCGATTTCTCAGTTACATCGTCGTAAAGTAGGATATAAACGTATTTTAATATCGTATGCTCATAGTGGTAGAGCAAGTCCTCAGGTTGTACGAGCGCAAATTGTGATGCTACTGCAAGAAGTACCTGGTCATAAACTCCCTCTTTTTAAGTTTCGAGAAATGTACGAGAGTCGTTTCATGATTTCCATCAGCGTTTCCGAGTTGTACAAAATGAAAGACGTTTGTATTATTACGGAAGATCCTGGTGGTAGAATGGTTTCTCTTAATCCGGATCATAGAAATACTCCATCGCCATGTTTTAATACTACAAATCAG GAGGAACAAGTAGAGTTACCATATTGTACTATACATACGTTAAAACCATGGTCTGATAAAGGATGGGCTGAACAAAAAGTAGCATCACTCCCTAATGTAAAAATTTCTTTAAAGGTTCTCGATCCACGTATACACCAATTACTAACGACGCATAACGGAAGTTTACCATTACCTAG tttgCCAAATTGTTATGAAGctgaatttaaagaaaaattacaagtAGTTGAAAATGGAGTACCCTTAGAACATCTAGTATCTTGCTTATCCTGTGTTGAATTGAAACAGGGTATTGGTAGTGTAAAGTATCTTATATGGACAGGaaataaaattcatgaaaaTAATCAGGAAG AGAATAAATGTGTGACTTCTCCACTTGCAAATCAATTAGCACTTTTCAGTCGTGAATTAGTTGATCTTTTGAAAACTGCTCCACACTGCCAGTTACCATTTAACCGTTTTATACCCGCATATCACCATCATTTTGGAAGGCAATGTAGGGTCGCCGATTACGGATTCACCAAACTAATTGATTTGTTAGAAGCACTTACTCATACCGTACAA GTAATGGGCGAAGGAAACAATCGTGTGGTCACATTATCTCATCGTGCACAAGTACGTCGTTTCACATCTGATCTTCTAAGAGTCTTAAAGTCCAAAGCTAGTAAACAAGTAGCACTTTCAGAATTTCCAAGTGTTTATGCTAGAGTAATAG CTAAACCATGGGATATTGTGGATTATGGAGTATGTGAAATCGAAGACATTCTCAGTGAAGTGTCAGAAAATACTGTGGTTGTCACTGTGATTAATGGAGGAGATAAGATGATAGCTATTCCCAAACGAGAACAAACTGCAGAAGAGATAGAACGAACAAAACAATTTGCTGTCGAA GTTGTCGAGTTGTTACGACACGCGCCTCAGTGTAGAATGCAATTTAATAAGTTTGTGCCATCGTATCATCATCACTTTGGTCATCAGTGTCGAGTATCAGATTACGGCTTTACgaaattaattgaattatttgAAGCTATACCGGAGATAGTTAAAATAGAAGATGATAATTCCGGAGAAAGACAAATTTCTTTAACAGAAAAGGAAGGTCTTCTTGTACTTTCTGAACAAATATCCAAATTAATTACTCGGTCGAAAGGTTGTCTTAGTGTTTCTAATATTGCACAAAACTTTTTACGTCAATTTGGCTATGCGTTAAAACCAGAATTATTCGGTTGCATCTCTGTGTTGCAACTTATGCAGAAACTTGGGGACACTGTGAAG aTTGTATATTTGCCAAGTAGACCTGTAGTTATGATGGTAGATAAGTCTCACGTGCAGCAATTGATCTTACAATGCCGTCGATTACTCATGGATAAACCACAACATAGAATGTCACTTCAAGAGTTCCAACACTTATACGctcaatattatttaaaatcgtGTAACATAGACGAACTAAAGCAAAATTTATCCAATGTAGTTCGA TTTACAACACTAAAGGAGGAACAGTTCATAGAACTTACTCCATTACATTGTTTTGCTTGTAATGTATATCGTGTAATGATGAATTATGGTGGAGCGCTAAAACTTTCGCAGTTCGAGACGGCATATTTATCTACTATAGGTTCCGTTTGTAACCCTGTAGACTATGGATTTCCAACACTTTTTGCACTTTTGCAAGCATTGCCTTGTACGGTAACAATAAAATTATCACGGCGCAAGAAAAACatcatatatttaaataaaaagattaCTG TAGCTGTAGGTATAGCATTACCGCCAACATATGCATCAGGATCATCGTATTGTGATACAGATTCCAGTAATGAGTCGTTTGAAAGCGATTCATCCTCTCGTGTCAATGTTTCAAATAATTCAACTATACCTGAGCAAACAAAGTGGGTAGAGCAAGTTTCTGAAAGTCAGGATTCCTGGAAACAAACAGATACGGACAATCTATGGTCAAAAGACTCTAACAAATCTTGGATGACTTCAAATTCGGAAGATAGATTGGTCAATTGGTCATTACAAGAAAATGGAAGCGAAAGCTTTCTCAAAAACCTAATGCAAACACCAATCATGCTACATGGTTTTACACCTGCACCTCCAAAACCAGATTCTCCACCTGAG GAAGATCTAAATAAGAATCAATGGGAATCATCAGTTTGGACGACACCAACGAAATTTGCATATCTACAGGATGAACATATTACTAATGTACAC GTTCCTCCGTTTACTTTACCTCTTTCTTGGAATCACATCACATCCAGTGATAGTAACTTACTATCACCAACAAAGAATTTATTAACTGCTGCAGCCAATCCTTTAAATCCACGTACTTCACCTTTCTTCTCTTCCAAACGTAACTTGGTTGTTGCCCCTCATCCTTCTGAATTACCGCTTCCATCTTTATCATTAACTCCCAAAAAGAACGTGTCTTCGGAAAATATTATAATTGCTGAGAGTTTTACAAATAAGCAAGAAAAAATTGTTAATAGTTCTATGGAAGACATAAATCTTAAAAGTAATGAAAATGGTAGCAGTAACATGGAAAGCAATGGTACTAAAGAGAAACACAGTACTCCTACACAACAAT taTTTACAAGCAAACGTCGTTTAGCTGCTCAATTCAATCGACCTATTGAGTCATGA
- the LOC126923519 gene encoding meiosis regulator and mRNA stability factor 1 isoform X8, translating to MADQGNADYYALCTNDQNKTEGLNERLIERSISQSLCDLNSSNNSVTVENAASVSPLLSHYKYHRFSHHDSPVNFSSLPTYLPPIGVFWDIENCHVPKGRSAMAVTQVIREKFFGGYREAEFIVVCDVLRENNRVMKELNNAQVNLIHVARECKNAADEKLKQSIRRFADIHGSPAAVILISGDINFAPDLSDLRYRKKIHVILLHMKHTSEALILCANEHYDFSELMESLPSTTIQVTAYCDLLVSNLPGDQDIMSIKCYLKQMFESCGGRVIEIQSNTAIVRFTSKPSADRAQKRMDGKIILGSKISVKFQKEKTRNFQQIQANSINRNGTVSESEIVTSSPKQMYSASASLAGGRALQIPHYQPSSPVIGTYSGWNAHCASASAPVGTYNELARAQSPLFWQVSGPQQFGHVWEEQYKARENGVVNTNTSRNSEGLRRIRGTQTSFVQPPEWTGPRQQYPPLNVPASLNGTAQSNFKRRSPSPMYDLQSRERNQWNGQQNASVRSTRTPSPYENTVQTVSQQSNHTSPYHPSDTENEEVENFFNPINNHNGVSTNNETCTPIELQVTNLDQSINPKKMRHMLVSIFMEHVMVLNVSIFTQSDGNFAASVKVPSLSDAQYAISQLHRRKVGYKRILISYAHSGRASPQVVRAQIVMLLQEVPGHKLPLFKFREMYESRFMISISVSELYKMKDVCIITEDPGGRMVSLNPDHRNTPSPCFNTTNQEEQVELPYCTIHTLKPWSDKGWAEQKVASLPNVKISLKVLDPRIHQLLTTHNGSLPLPSLPNCYEAEFKEKLQVVENGVPLEHLVSCLSCVELKQGIGSVKYLIWTGNKIHENNQEENKCVTSPLANQLALFSRELVDLLKTAPHCQLPFNRFIPAYHHHFGRQCRVADYGFTKLIDLLEALTHTVQVMGEGNNRVVTLSHRAQVRRFTSDLLRVLKSKASKQVALSEFPSVYARVIAKPWDIVDYGVCEIEDILSEVSENTVVVTVINGGDKMIAIPKREQTAEEIERTKQFAVEVVELLRHAPQCRMQFNKFVPSYHHHFGHQCRVSDYGFTKLIELFEAIPEIVKIEDDNSGERQISLTEKEGLLVLSEQISKLITRSKGCLSVSNIAQNFLRQFGYALKPELFGCISVLQLMQKLGDTVKIVYLPSRPVVMMVDKSHVQQLILQCRRLLMDKPQHRMSLQEFQHLYAQYYLKSCNIDELKQNLSNVVRFTTLKEEQFIELTPLHCFACNVYRVMMNYGGALKLSQFETAYLSTIGSVCNPVDYGFPTLFALLQALPCTVTIKLSRRKKNIIYLNKKITVAVGIALPPTYASGSSYCDTDSSNESFESDSSSRVNVSNNSTIPEQTKWVEQVSESQDSWKQTDTDNLWSKDSNKSWMTSNSEDRLVNWSLQENGSESFLKNLMQTPIMLHGFTPAPPKPDSPPEEDLNKNQWESSVWTTPTKFAYLQDEHITNVHVPPFTLPLSWNHITSSDSNLLSPTKNLLTAAANPLNPRTSPFFSSKRNLVVAPHPSELPLPSLSLTPKKNVSSENIIIAESFTNKQEKIVNSSMEDINLKSNENGSSNMESNGTKEKHSTPTQQLFTSKRRLAAQFNRPIES from the exons ATGGCAGACCAAGGTAATGCAGATTACTATGCACTTTGTACAAATGACCAAAATAAGACAGAAGGTCTAAATGAAAGGCTAATAGAAAGGAGCATATCTCAATCATTATGTGACCTAAATAGTAGCAATAATAGTGTTACAGTTGAAAATGCAGCATCTGTTTCTCCATTATTAAGTCACTATAAATATCATCGTTTCTCACATCATGATAGTCCAGTTAATTTTTCATCTTTACCAACGTATCTTCCACCCATTGGTGTATTTTGGGATATAGAAAATTGTCAT GTACCAAAAGGAAGGTCTGCCATGGCTGTAACCCAAGTAATTAGAGAAAAATTTTTTGGTGGTTATAGGGAAGCAGAATTTATTGTAGTTTGTGATGTCTTAAGAGAAAATAATCGGGTTATGAAAGAATTGAATAATGCTCAG GTTAATTTAATACATGTTGCTAGAGAGTGTAAAAATGCTGCTGATGAAAAACTCAAACAATCTATTAGAAGATTTGCTGATATTCATGGAAGTCCAGCAGCTGTGATTTTAATATCTGGTGATATTAATTTTGCTCCCGATCTCAGTGATTTGCGTTATAGGAAGAAAATTCATGTGATACTTTTACACATGAAACATACATCTGAAGCATTGATACTGTGTGCTAATGAGCACTATGATTTCTCAGAACTTATGGAATCACTGCCATCTACAACAATACAG GTTACTGCATATTGCGATCTCCTAGTTAGTAACCTTCCTGGAGATCAGGATATTATGTCTATTAAATGTTATCTTAAACAAATGTTCGAAAGCTGCGGCGGTCGAGTGATAGAAATCCAGTCAAATACTGCAATTGTACGCTTTACTTCAAAACCTTCTGCAGACag ggcTCAGAAGCGTATGGATGGAAAGATTATTCTTGGTTCGAAAATTTccgtgaaatttcaaaaagagAAAACAAGAAATTTTCAGCAAATTCAAG CAAATTCTATAAATAGAAACGGTACTGTAAGTGAATCAGAAATTGTTACCAGTTCTCCAAAGCAAATGTACAGTGCAAGTGCTTCGTTAGCGGGTGGAAGAGCCCTTCAGATTCCACATTATCAGCCATCGTCGCCGGTTATTGGAACATATTCTGGATGGAATGCTCATTGTGCTTCTGCTTCAGCACCAGTAgg AACTTATAACGAACTTGCAAGGGCTCAATCTCCATTGTTTTGGCAAGTCTCTGGTCCCCAACAATTTGGTCATGTATGGGAAgaacaatataag GCTCGGGAAAATGGAGTTGTAAATACTAATACTTCTCGAAATTCTGAGGGTTTAAGACGTATTAGAGGTACGCAAACTTCGTTTGTTCAACCTCCAGAATGGACTGGTCCAAGGCAACAATATCCTCCGTTGAATGTTCCTGCGAGTTTGAATGGAACTG CTCAATCAAATTTTAAACGCCGAAGTCCATCTCCTATGTATGATTTGCAATCACGAGAGAGAAATCAGTGGAATGGACAG CAGAATGCGTCTGTACGTAGTACTAGAACACCGTCGCCTTACGAAAATACAGTACAAACGGTAAGCCAACAAAGTAATCATACCTCACCTTATCATCCAAGTGATACGGAAAACGAAGAAGTTGAg AATTTTTTCAATCCAATAAATAATCATAATGGAGTATCAACGAATAATGAAACGTGCACACCAATTGAACTGCAAGTAACTAATTTAGACCAAAGTATTAATCCAAAAAAGATGAGACATATGCTTGTCTCTATTTTTATGGAACATGTGATG GTGttaaatgtttctatttttacaCAGTCTGATGGTAACTTTGCGGCAAGTGTCAAAGTACCTTCTTTATCAGACGCACAATACGCGATTTCTCAGTTACATCGTCGTAAAGTAGGATATAAACGTATTTTAATATCGTATGCTCATAGTGGTAGAGCAAGTCCTCAGGTTGTACGAGCGCAAATTGTGATGCTACTGCAAGAAGTACCTGGTCATAAACTCCCTCTTTTTAAGTTTCGAGAAATGTACGAGAGTCGTTTCATGATTTCCATCAGCGTTTCCGAGTTGTACAAAATGAAAGACGTTTGTATTATTACGGAAGATCCTGGTGGTAGAATGGTTTCTCTTAATCCGGATCATAGAAATACTCCATCGCCATGTTTTAATACTACAAATCAG GAGGAACAAGTAGAGTTACCATATTGTACTATACATACGTTAAAACCATGGTCTGATAAAGGATGGGCTGAACAAAAAGTAGCATCACTCCCTAATGTAAAAATTTCTTTAAAGGTTCTCGATCCACGTATACACCAATTACTAACGACGCATAACGGAAGTTTACCATTACCTAG tttgCCAAATTGTTATGAAGctgaatttaaagaaaaattacaagtAGTTGAAAATGGAGTACCCTTAGAACATCTAGTATCTTGCTTATCCTGTGTTGAATTGAAACAGGGTATTGGTAGTGTAAAGTATCTTATATGGACAGGaaataaaattcatgaaaaTAATCAGGAAG AGAATAAATGTGTGACTTCTCCACTTGCAAATCAATTAGCACTTTTCAGTCGTGAATTAGTTGATCTTTTGAAAACTGCTCCACACTGCCAGTTACCATTTAACCGTTTTATACCCGCATATCACCATCATTTTGGAAGGCAATGTAGGGTCGCCGATTACGGATTCACCAAACTAATTGATTTGTTAGAAGCACTTACTCATACCGTACAA GTAATGGGCGAAGGAAACAATCGTGTGGTCACATTATCTCATCGTGCACAAGTACGTCGTTTCACATCTGATCTTCTAAGAGTCTTAAAGTCCAAAGCTAGTAAACAAGTAGCACTTTCAGAATTTCCAAGTGTTTATGCTAGAGTAATAG CTAAACCATGGGATATTGTGGATTATGGAGTATGTGAAATCGAAGACATTCTCAGTGAAGTGTCAGAAAATACTGTGGTTGTCACTGTGATTAATGGAGGAGATAAGATGATAGCTATTCCCAAACGAGAACAAACTGCAGAAGAGATAGAACGAACAAAACAATTTGCTGTCGAA GTTGTCGAGTTGTTACGACACGCGCCTCAGTGTAGAATGCAATTTAATAAGTTTGTGCCATCGTATCATCATCACTTTGGTCATCAGTGTCGAGTATCAGATTACGGCTTTACgaaattaattgaattatttgAAGCTATACCGGAGATAGTTAAAATAGAAGATGATAATTCCGGAGAAAGACAAATTTCTTTAACAGAAAAGGAAGGTCTTCTTGTACTTTCTGAACAAATATCCAAATTAATTACTCGGTCGAAAGGTTGTCTTAGTGTTTCTAATATTGCACAAAACTTTTTACGTCAATTTGGCTATGCGTTAAAACCAGAATTATTCGGTTGCATCTCTGTGTTGCAACTTATGCAGAAACTTGGGGACACTGTGAAG aTTGTATATTTGCCAAGTAGACCTGTAGTTATGATGGTAGATAAGTCTCACGTGCAGCAATTGATCTTACAATGCCGTCGATTACTCATGGATAAACCACAACATAGAATGTCACTTCAAGAGTTCCAACACTTATACGctcaatattatttaaaatcgtGTAACATAGACGAACTAAAGCAAAATTTATCCAATGTAGTTCGA TTTACAACACTAAAGGAGGAACAGTTCATAGAACTTACTCCATTACATTGTTTTGCTTGTAATGTATATCGTGTAATGATGAATTATGGTGGAGCGCTAAAACTTTCGCAGTTCGAGACGGCATATTTATCTACTATAGGTTCCGTTTGTAACCCTGTAGACTATGGATTTCCAACACTTTTTGCACTTTTGCAAGCATTGCCTTGTACGGTAACAATAAAATTATCACGGCGCAAGAAAAACatcatatatttaaataaaaagattaCTG TAGCTGTAGGTATAGCATTACCGCCAACATATGCATCAGGATCATCGTATTGTGATACAGATTCCAGTAATGAGTCGTTTGAAAGCGATTCATCCTCTCGTGTCAATGTTTCAAATAATTCAACTATACCTGAGCAAACAAAGTGGGTAGAGCAAGTTTCTGAAAGTCAGGATTCCTGGAAACAAACAGATACGGACAATCTATGGTCAAAAGACTCTAACAAATCTTGGATGACTTCAAATTCGGAAGATAGATTGGTCAATTGGTCATTACAAGAAAATGGAAGCGAAAGCTTTCTCAAAAACCTAATGCAAACACCAATCATGCTACATGGTTTTACACCTGCACCTCCAAAACCAGATTCTCCACCTGAG GAAGATCTAAATAAGAATCAATGGGAATCATCAGTTTGGACGACACCAACGAAATTTGCATATCTACAGGATGAACATATTACTAATGTACAC GTTCCTCCGTTTACTTTACCTCTTTCTTGGAATCACATCACATCCAGTGATAGTAACTTACTATCACCAACAAAGAATTTATTAACTGCTGCAGCCAATCCTTTAAATCCACGTACTTCACCTTTCTTCTCTTCCAAACGTAACTTGGTTGTTGCCCCTCATCCTTCTGAATTACCGCTTCCATCTTTATCATTAACTCCCAAAAAGAACGTGTCTTCGGAAAATATTATAATTGCTGAGAGTTTTACAAATAAGCAAGAAAAAATTGTTAATAGTTCTATGGAAGACATAAATCTTAAAAGTAATGAAAATGGTAGCAGTAACATGGAAAGCAATGGTACTAAAGAGAAACACAGTACTCCTACACAACAAT taTTTACAAGCAAACGTCGTTTAGCTGCTCAATTCAATCGACCTATTGAGTCATGA